The following coding sequences are from one Amblyraja radiata isolate CabotCenter1 chromosome 40, sAmbRad1.1.pri, whole genome shotgun sequence window:
- the LOC116967607 gene encoding tubulin alpha-1D chain-like, with protein MPSDKTIGGGDDSFNTFFSETGAGKHVPRAVFVDLEPTVIDEVRTGTYRQLFHPEQLITGKEDAANNYARGHCSIGKEIVDLVLDRIRKVADQCTGLQGFLIFHSFGGGTGSGFTSLLMERLSVDYGKKSKLEFSIYPAPQISTAVVEPYNAVLVTHCTLEHSDCAFMVDNEAIYDVCRRNLDIERPTYTNLNRLLAQIVSSITASLRFDGALNVDLTEFQTNLVPYPRIHFPLATYAPLISAEKAYHEQMSVPEITNACFEPANQMVKCDPRQGKYMACCMLYRGDVVPKDVNAAIATIKSKRSIQFVDWCPTGFKVGINYQPPTVVPGGDLAKVQRALCMLSNTTAIAMAWTRLDLKFDKMYAKRAFVHWYVGEGLEEGEFQDAREDMASLEKDYQEVALDSTELERAEEEGDE; from the exons ATGCCCAGCGACAAGACCATCGGGGGCGGCGACGACTCCTTTAACACCTTCTTCAGCGAGACGGGGGCGGGCAAGCACGTCCCACGAGCCGTGTTCGTCGATCTGGAGCCCACGGTGATTG ATGAGGTGCGGACCGGCACCTACCGGCAGCTCTTCCACCCGGAGCAGCTCATCACCGGCAAGGAGGACGCGGCCAATAACTACGCCAGAGGCCACTGCTCCATCGGCAAGGAGATCGTGGACTTAGTGCTGGATCGTATCCGGAAGGTG GCTGACCAATGCACCGGACTGCAGGGGTTCCTGATTTTCCACAgtttcggcggcggcaccggctcgggcttcacctccctcctcatggAGAGACTCTCCGTCGACTACGGCAAGAAATCCAAGCTGGAGTTTTCCATCTACCCGGCGCCGCAGATCTCCACCGCCGTGGTCGAGCCCTACAACGCGGTGCTGGTCACCCACTGCACCCTGGAGCACTCCGACTGCGCCTTCATGGTGGATAACGAGGCCATTTACGACGTGTGTCGGCGGAACCTGGACATCGAGCGCCCCACATATACCAACCTTAACCGCCTGTTGGCGCAGATCGTGTCGTCCATCACCGCCTCGCTGCGCTTCGACGGCGCCCTCAACGTCGACCTGACTGAGTTCCAAACCAACCTGGTCCCCTACCCGCGCATTCACTTCCCGCTCGCCACCTACGCGCCCCTGATCTCGGCCGAGAAGGCTTACCATGAGCAAATGTCGGTCCCCGAAATCACCAACGCCTGCTTCGAGCCGGCCAACCAGATGGTGAAGTGCGACCCCCGCCAGGGCAAGTACATGGCGTGCTGCATGttgtaccgcggggacgtggtCCCCAAGGACGTCAACGCCGCCATCGCCACCATCAAGAGCAAGCGCAGCATCCAGTTCGTGGACTGGTGCCCGACCGGGTTCAAG GTGGGCATCAACTATCAACCCCCGACCGTGGTGCCTGGGGGCGACCTGGCCAAGGTGCAACGCGCCCTCTGCATGCTGAGCAACACCACCGCCATCGCCATGGCCTGGACCCGCCTGGACCTGAAGTTCGACAAGATGTACGCCAAGCGGGCCTTTGTCCACTGGTACGTGGGAGAGGGGCTGGAGGAAGGGGAGTTCCAGGACGCGAGGGAGGACATGGCGTCGCTGGAGAAGGATTACCAAGAGGTGGCCCTGGATTCCACCGAACTCGAAAGGGCAGAGGAGGAAGGAGACGAGTAG